In Asticcacaulis sp. SL142, the sequence TCGGTGATCAGTTCACCTATGGCCAGCAGGGTAAATATCCACGGCGCCCATTGATTACCCATGAACTCAAGCGGTGTGCCCGCCACGCTGACCCAGCCCAGATACGCCGCCCACGACGCGGCCGCCAGCGGCGTCATGGCCCTTAAGCCCGCAATAACGCCCATCAAAAATGTAACTATGAAAATCATGAGATTTGCCCCTCAGCTTAAAGTCATGCTGTCAAAAACGGGCACCCTCGTCGCCTAAACGACATCGCACCCTACGCTTAAGCCACGGAACTTACGGGCAGAGGGTACCGGACAGCCGCGCCGCCCCCTAAGCACAACTTCGTGAATTTCAAAAATGTGGCATGGTGTGGTGTTAGTCTCGCATAAGCCCAATGTACCGATTTAAAACTTATGATGCCTTGCCAATAATCGCGCCTCAAAAGCCTTAAAGGACGCAGAATATGGATACGCTCTACCGCCAGACTACCGAACCCAAGGTGTCTGGCCAGAACCCTCATCTTCAGCGGTATCTTGCGGTGCGCGCCCATACTCTGGCACTGATCGCCCCGCTTTCGCCAGAGGACATGGTGGTGCAGTCCATGCCGGACGCCAGTCCTGTCAAATGGCATCTGGCCCATACGACTTGGTTTTTTGAGACCTTTATCTTAAGCCAAATGGCCGGGTATCAGGTGTTTGATCCGGCATACTGCTACCTGTTTAATTCCTATTATGAGGCACTGGGCCCGCGTCAGCCGCGCGCCCAGCGGGGGCTTCTGACTCGCCCGTCTGTGGAGGCGGTTCTAGCCTATCGCCGCTATGTTGATGACCATATGGGGCGGATGCTGGCGTCAGAATTACAGGCGGAAGTCACTGATTTACTTGAGCTAGGGCTGGCTCACGAAGAACAGCATCAGGAACTGCTGTGCATGGATGTCCTGCATCTGCTGGCGCAATCCCCGCTCAAACCGGCCTACAATCCGCGCTGGCCATCTGTCGAGAGTGGACAGCGCGGGCGTTTCATCCGCATAGACGGCGGGCTGGTTGAGATCGGCGCGGACAATGTCGGCTTTGCCTTTGATAATGAACGCCCGCGCCATAAGGTCTGGCTGGAACCGTTTGAGATCACCGACCGGCTGGTGACCAATGGCGAATGGCTGGAATTTATGGCCGACGGCGGTTATCAGCGCGCCGACCTGTGGCTGTCGGACGGCTGGGCTATGGTGCAGACAATGGGCTGGGACGCGCCGCTGTATTGGCAGGCCGATGGTGCTCATTGGCAGGTCATGAGCCTGCGGGGTGTGCAACCGCTGCAACCGGATGCCCCTGTTACGCATATCAGTTATTTTGAGGCCGCCGCCTTTGCCCATTGGAAAGGTGCGCGTCTGCCGACCGAAGCCGAATGGGAATTGGCGGCGATGGCAGGCGCACTAGAGCAATCCCACGATTTCGCTTGGCAATGGACGAATAGCGCCTATTTGCCCTATCCCGGTTTCACCCCCGGCACCGGCGCGGTTGGCGAATATAACGGCAAGTTCATGTCGGGTCAGATGGTCCTGCGTGGCGGCGCTTCGGTCACCCCCAAGGGCCATACCCGCCCCACCTATCGCAACTTCTTTGCGCCTGATAAACGCTGGCTGTTTTCAGGGTTAAGGCTGGCCAGAGATGCAAAACCCAGAGACGCTAAACCGAACCGGTTCATAGACAGTGAGTTCTCCGCTGATGTTATCGCCGGGTTGACCTCCGCACCTAAATCTCTGTCGCCGAAATATTTCTATGATGCGGCGGGGTCTGAGCTGTTTGAAGCCATCTGCGAGTTACCGGAATATTACCCGACCCGCACGGAAACCGCCCTGCTGCAACGGATCGCACCGGACATCGCCGCCCATATTCCGGCGGGCGCGGCCCTGATTGAGTTTGGCAGCGGGGCCAGTGCCAAGACGCGCATCATGCTGGATGCCGCCCCGCACATATCGGCATATGTCCCCATCGACATCAGCGTGGACGCCTTGGACGGTGCCACTACCCGACTGAAAGCCAGCTACCCGCAGCTTGATATCCAGCCCGTTGCGGGAGATTTCACCGCCCGCGTCGACCTGCCGGACACGGTGCGCAACCGCCCCAAGGTCGGGTTTTTTCCGGGCTCAACCATTGGCAATTTCAGCCATGACGCCGCCATCGCCTTCTTAATGAGTGCGCGCGAGGTACTGGGCGACCACAGCCACCTGATTATCGGTGTCGATATGGTCAAGGATGAAGCCACACTCCATGCCGCCTATGATGACGCCCAAGGGGTGACCGCCGCGTTCAATAAAAACCTGCTCGTCCGCATCAACCGCGAACTGGACGGCGATTTCGACCTTGATAGTTTTGATCATCTGGCAGTGTGGAACCCCGATCATGAGCGCATAGAAATGCACCTGGTCAGCCGCAAGGATCAGATCGTGCGCGCCGCTGGCCAGACTTTCACCTTCACGGCGGGCGAGCGCTTTCACACAGAAAACTCCCACAAATTCACGGTCGCCTCGTTCACCCGTCTTACCACCGCCGCTGGCTGGACAATCCGCGATCAGTGGATCAGCCCATCGCCGGAATTTGCGGTTTTTCGTCTGACCTAAAGCTTTACGTTCCCCTTACAAAACAAGCTAAGTGACAAGATGGCTTTCAGGGTATGGTGATCTCTATTACACTCCTAAAACATAGAGAGTTCAGAGCCTCAATCCATGAAAATTTTCACCTGCAGCAACTGTCAGAATACGGTCTATTTCCATAACCGTAATTGCGTGAACTGCGGCTACCGGCTGGGCTTTGTGCCGCAGCTTCAGGAACTGTGCGCAATGGAGCCGGTCAGCGAACCGTTCTGGAAGCCGGTGAATGGTTCGGCCAGTCAGCGCTTTTGCGCCAATGCCGTTACCGATGTCTGTAACTGGACCGTCGGTGCCGAAGACCCCAACGATTTTTGTAGAGCCTGCCGCTATAACCGCTTCGTGCCCAACAGCATCGACAACTGGCGTCGGATTGGCGAGGCCCAACGACACCTGTTTTATTCGTTCCTGAAATGGAACCTGCCCGCCCAGGGCCGCGATATTGATCCCAAAGGCGGTCTGGCCTTTGATTTCCTTGAGGATCAGATCACCTCCGATGGTCGCCATAAAGCTGCCATGACCGGCCACGATGAGGGCCTGATCTCCATCCGCGCCGCCGAAGCCGATGACCTGACCCGCGAGACCGTGCGCAGCCAGATGAACGAGCATTACCGCACACTTTTGGGCCATTTCAGGCACGAAATCGGGCATTTTATCTGGAACAAGATGATCCGTGACGGTGGCCTGCTGGAAGAATGTCGCGCCGTCTTTGGCGATGACCGCATCGACTACGACACCGCCATTCAGAAGCACTACGCCAACGGTACGCCACCCAACTGGCAGAACGAATATATTTCGGCCTACGCCTCGATGCACCCGTGGGAGGATTTCGCGGAATCGTTTGCGCACTGCCTGCATATTATTGATGCGCTGGAAACCGCCCACTGTTACGGCATGGCGCTCAAGGCCCCGCACCACGAAAACATAGCCGCCGATGTCGATTTCGACCCCTATACGGTGCTCGATTTCGAGCGTCTGGCTGAGACCTGGATACCGCTCAGCGTCGCTATCAACTCCATCCATGCCTCAATGGGGGAGCGCCCGCTTTACCCGTTTATCCTGTCCCCGCGCGTCAAGGAAAAGCTGGCGTTTGTGCATAAGATCATCACCCGTCAGCCGGTGCAGCGCCCCTACATGCAAACGCCGCAAATGGCGTAAAAAAGCAGGTGCGCAGACTGGCTGCGGCTGATATGGTTAACGTCTGTTCGACTTAAGGGGGATGAAGGTCGTGTCACGGATATTACCGCTTACCGTTATTTTTGCGTTGCTGGCGTTCGTCGCGGCGTTTCTGGCCGGGCCGATCTGGTCGTTTTACGATCTGCGCTCCTCGGCCGAAGCCGAGGATATTCAAAGCCTTGCCGAACTGGTCGCGTTTGATGATGTGCGCACAAGCCTTAAGGCCCAGTTGATCACCTCCACCGGGGGCGACAGCATCGCCGCCCCGCCGCCCAGCTTCCTGAAAGACCCGATCGGTGCCGTGGCTGCCGCCATTGTGCCCATGACCAAGCCCGCCCCGACCATCAATATCGACTCGTATCTGACCGCCCGTGCGATTTGGGCGCTGACCTTGGGCGCCGGTAAGGATGCCAATAAGGTCGACCCCAGAACCTTTACCGACAAACCGCCGGTGCCTGATGTGCTCTACTGGAGCCCTGACCGCACCCGCCTGTCGGTCACCCATCCGGTGCAGGGCGAGACCATCTTCACCATGAAGCGCAAGACTTTGTTTGGCTGGCAACTGATGCATGTCGGTCTGCCGGGTACGGACGACCTGCCCGCCACCATGCCGGTGACACCTTCGCCCGAAGACAAGGCGCTCAGCAAATCGCCTGTTGAGTAGAGTGCCCTACCCCCGCGTCAGCATAAACAGCGCCGCCAGAGCATGGGCGCGCACCCCGACCTCCATCGCCGGTTCATAGATGTTGAAATAGGGCGAATGGTTGGGCGGGATTTTTTCCGGGTCTTCGCCGGGTTTAGCGATCCCTAAAAAGCAAAATACCCCCGGCACGACCTTTTGGTATTCGGCAAAGTCCTCACCGCCAGTAATCAGGGTGGCCTTATCGCTGACCTTACCCTCCCCCGCCGCCTTGACCAGCACCGGGAATATATCTTTCGACAGTTGCGGATCGTTGTAGGTCAGCGGCGCATTCATAGTGAACTCGACCCTGGCCGTCGCGCCATAAGACGCTGCCAATTGTTCGACCGCCTTGGTCACCTTATCGATGGTTTCATCACGGCGCGCCTTGGAAAAGGTGCGCATGGTGCCCGCCAGCCGCAGGGTTTCGGGGATGATATTATAGCGCAAGCCGCCTTCCATGATCGAAATCGTCACCACCGTCGGCTCCTTGGTGATGTTCAGCCGGCGCGAGGTAATCTGATTGATGGTCTGGGTGATGTCGGCCGCCAGTGCGGTAATATCGACCCCGTCCCAAGGCCGTGATCCGTGGGTCTGAACGCCCTTTAGCTGGATCTCCAGCCGGTCGGTCTGGGCCATAAAGCCTTCGGGCCGGTACAGCAGTTCGCCGGTTTTACCCGGCCAGACATGGATGCCGAAGATGGATTTTACCTTGGGATTATCCAGCGCGCCGTCGCGGATCATGACATCGGCGCCGCCCTCCTCACCCTTGGGCGGGCCTTCCTCAGCCGGTTGAAAGATAAAGACAATCTCTCCGGCAATGTCGGCCTTCATCTGGCTAAGGACTTCTGCCGCCCCCAGCAGCATGGCGACATGGGCATCGTGGCCGCAGGCGTGGGTGACCGGCACGGCCTTGCCCTCATATTCGCCCATGGCTTTGGAGGCAAACGGCTCACCCGTCTTGTCTTCAACCGGCAAGGCGTCCATGTCGGCGCGTAACGCGACCGCAGGCCCCGGCTTTGCGCCCGTCAGCACACCCACCACGCCATTGCCCGCAAGGCCGGTGCGCACGCTAAGCCCCATGCGTTTCAGTTCTTTGGCGACCAGTTTTCCGGTGCGCACTTCACGGTTGGACAGTTCCGGGTTCTGATGGATATCGCGCCGCCAGGCGACGACCTTGGGCTGGTACTGGGCCGCCAGTGACGCCACGCGGGCCTCAAGACCTTGCGCCCACGCGGGCAAGGGCACGGCCGCCGCAGTCAGCCCCATCAGAACAAAACGGCGATCAAAGTGGATGGTCATGGCCTGCCCCTCATGTGAAGCCTAAAGCCTTTCACTGAAACGCCGATCCGGCAAGTTTTTTTGCGGCGCGGCACCGCAACCGCTTTACCTGAAAGCGTGCGTGGTTTACGCCAAATCCCATGTTTGAAACCGTCGCGCGCGTCCTGATCTTTTTCTGCCTGATCGGTTTGGGGGCGGTGCTGGTTAAAACCAAACGCCTGACCGCGCACGGCCTTGATGGCTTATCGGCCTATTTCTACTGGCTGGGCTTTCCGGCTTTTCTGCTGTCCTATTTCTCGCAGATGACCCGTCCCGATGTCCACACCAGCCTGATGATATTGACCTATGCCGGGGCCATGATCGTGTGCGCCGCGGTCAGCGTCATCACCCTGAGCGCGTTGAAATCCCAGCGCACCGAAGCGATCGGTGCGGGCATGGCCAGCTTTATCAATAACTCGGCGTTCCTCGGCATCCCCATAGCCACCAGCCTGTTCGGGCAGGCGGCAGGCCAGATCGGGGCGCTGATTGTCGCCGTCGATTTCCTTTTGCTGTTTTGTCTGGGCTGTGCCGCGCTGGCGTGGTCATCGGGCCATAAAATCCGCGCCGCCCTCAAACGCACCGCCATGAACCCGACGATTATCGCCAGCGCGGTGGGCTTGGTGCTGATGCTGTTTCATGTGCGCTTTCCGCCGGTGTTTCAAACGGGGCTTGATATGCTGGGGCGGTCCGGCCCGCCGGTCGCGTTAGTGGCGCTGGGCGGGATGCTGGCCATGATGCCGGCAAAGACCCTGTTCGGGTTTGAAAAATCGTCAGCCGTGGCCGTGACCGCCAAGATCGTCCTCGCGCCCGCCGTTGTAGCCATTGCCCTGTGGGCCGTGAATGCCGAGCCACTCATTTTCAAAACCGGCGTCCTTCTGGCCGCCACCCCCACGGCGGTCAGCGTGTTTATTCAGACCAAAATCTATGGCACCTGGTATGAAAATGCCGCCATCGCCATTTCCCAAAGCACGGCCATCAGCCTGTTTACCCTCAGCGCCATCGCGCTAATTTTAACCCACTAAAGGAACTGCCATGATCAAGCACATCGTCATGTGGAAACTGAAAGACGACAACAAAGCCGAAAACGCGGCCAAGGTGAAAGAGGTTCTGGAAGGTCTGGCCGGTAAAATCGACGGCCTGACCTTGATCGAGGTCGGCATTGATTTTTCCGCGACCAATGTGTCGGGTGATGTCGTGCTCTATTCTGAGTTCACCTCGCGCGCAGCCCTTGACGCCTATCAGGTTCACCCCGCCCATCAGGAAGCTGCCGCCTTCGTGCGCTCGGTCGTGGCCGATCGCCTGATGGTCGATTACGAAATCTGATGTTGACTAAAGGCGCCTTATCCTCGATAAGGCCCGCATCCTTTAGGGGAGTAACCGCGCGGTTTTAATCGCGGATAACGTCAACATACTTGCCGGGTATCGGCATGGCGTTATCAGTCTGTGGCCACACAGTCGAGGTGAGACCTAACGATCCGCTGACGGCCAGATGTGATTGGCCGCCGTCAGAAGATCGTTATGTCTTATGACCGGCCGGTCACGATTGCGAACCTAACCTATGGATGCCTTCCTCCACTCCACCACCCTCGTCGCCCTCAGCGAAATTGGTGACAAGACGCAATTGCTGGCGCTGATTCTGGCCGCGCGGTATCAAAAACCCGCGCCGATTATCTTTGGTATTTTTGTAGCCACCCTGATCAACCATGCCTTTGCGGCCTGGGTCGGCACGTTCGTGGGTGGTCTGGGCATAGACGCCTATATGCCGTGGCTGGTCGCCATTGCCTTTATCGGTCTGGGTTTATGGATTCTGGTGCCCGATAAAATCGAAGAGGGCGAAGGTGAAATCAAAAAAAGACTACGGCCCGTTTGTCACCACCACCATTATGTTCTTTCTGGCCGAAATGGGCGACAAGACCCAGATCGCGACCGTGGCCTTGGGCGCTCAGTATGACAGCCTGATCGCCGTAGTTTTGGGGACGACCTTGGGCATGATGCTGGCCAATGTGCCCGCGGTATTCTTTGGCGATAAGGTGCTGAAGGTCGTGCCGATGCAGTATATCCGCTGGGCCGCATCCGTGATGTTTGTCGGCTTTGGGGTGTGGCAGATCATTAATTTGCTCAAATAGATGCCACTTCCTCCGCCCCACTATGTGGGGAGGTGGCATTGAGCATCGCGAAATGACGGAGGGGTATTTTAATACCAATCATACCCCTCCGCCTCGTAAACTCGGCACCTCCCCATGCTTTTTAAGTGCGCTACCGCTGCGCTGCTTGAGCGCGCATGGGGAGGAGATACTACTCCGGTGACGCTGACGATCCGGCCAGTATCCCACCGTCGATGTTGAACTCAGACCCGGTGATATAGGTCGCCTCATCCGATGCCAAAAGCAGCACCAGGGCGGCCACCTCTTCCGGCCGCCCAAACCGGTGCAAAGGAGCGGCGGCCTTCATCTTATCGGCATTGCTTTTCTTGACGATCTCATCCCACATAGCGGTCTGAATCGCCGCCGGATGGACCGAATTGCAGCGGATATTCAGGTTCTGCTCGGCACAATATAGCGCCACGG encodes:
- a CDS encoding TMEM165/GDT1 family protein; this encodes MLAARYQKPAPIIFGIFVATLINHAFAAWVGTFVGGLGIDAYMPWLVAIAFIGLGLWILVPDKIEEGEGEIKKRLRPVCHHHHYVLSGRNGRQDPDRDRGLGRSV
- the egtB gene encoding ergothioneine biosynthesis protein EgtB — translated: MDTLYRQTTEPKVSGQNPHLQRYLAVRAHTLALIAPLSPEDMVVQSMPDASPVKWHLAHTTWFFETFILSQMAGYQVFDPAYCYLFNSYYEALGPRQPRAQRGLLTRPSVEAVLAYRRYVDDHMGRMLASELQAEVTDLLELGLAHEEQHQELLCMDVLHLLAQSPLKPAYNPRWPSVESGQRGRFIRIDGGLVEIGADNVGFAFDNERPRHKVWLEPFEITDRLVTNGEWLEFMADGGYQRADLWLSDGWAMVQTMGWDAPLYWQADGAHWQVMSLRGVQPLQPDAPVTHISYFEAAAFAHWKGARLPTEAEWELAAMAGALEQSHDFAWQWTNSAYLPYPGFTPGTGAVGEYNGKFMSGQMVLRGGASVTPKGHTRPTYRNFFAPDKRWLFSGLRLARDAKPRDAKPNRFIDSEFSADVIAGLTSAPKSLSPKYFYDAAGSELFEAICELPEYYPTRTETALLQRIAPDIAAHIPAGAALIEFGSGASAKTRIMLDAAPHISAYVPIDISVDALDGATTRLKASYPQLDIQPVAGDFTARVDLPDTVRNRPKVGFFPGSTIGNFSHDAAIAFLMSAREVLGDHSHLIIGVDMVKDEATLHAAYDDAQGVTAAFNKNLLVRINRELDGDFDLDSFDHLAVWNPDHERIEMHLVSRKDQIVRAAGQTFTFTAGERFHTENSHKFTVASFTRLTTAAGWTIRDQWISPSPEFAVFRLT
- a CDS encoding zinc-binding metallopeptidase family protein, which produces MKIFTCSNCQNTVYFHNRNCVNCGYRLGFVPQLQELCAMEPVSEPFWKPVNGSASQRFCANAVTDVCNWTVGAEDPNDFCRACRYNRFVPNSIDNWRRIGEAQRHLFYSFLKWNLPAQGRDIDPKGGLAFDFLEDQITSDGRHKAAMTGHDEGLISIRAAEADDLTRETVRSQMNEHYRTLLGHFRHEIGHFIWNKMIRDGGLLEECRAVFGDDRIDYDTAIQKHYANGTPPNWQNEYISAYASMHPWEDFAESFAHCLHIIDALETAHCYGMALKAPHHENIAADVDFDPYTVLDFERLAETWIPLSVAINSIHASMGERPLYPFILSPRVKEKLAFVHKIITRQPVQRPYMQTPQMA
- a CDS encoding amidohydrolase; the protein is MTIHFDRRFVLMGLTAAAVPLPAWAQGLEARVASLAAQYQPKVVAWRRDIHQNPELSNREVRTGKLVAKELKRMGLSVRTGLAGNGVVGVLTGAKPGPAVALRADMDALPVEDKTGEPFASKAMGEYEGKAVPVTHACGHDAHVAMLLGAAEVLSQMKADIAGEIVFIFQPAEEGPPKGEEGGADVMIRDGALDNPKVKSIFGIHVWPGKTGELLYRPEGFMAQTDRLEIQLKGVQTHGSRPWDGVDITALAADITQTINQITSRRLNITKEPTVVTISIMEGGLRYNIIPETLRLAGTMRTFSKARRDETIDKVTKAVEQLAASYGATARVEFTMNAPLTYNDPQLSKDIFPVLVKAAGEGKVSDKATLITGGEDFAEYQKVVPGVFCFLGIAKPGEDPEKIPPNHSPYFNIYEPAMEVGVRAHALAALFMLTRG
- a CDS encoding Dabb family protein, yielding MIKHIVMWKLKDDNKAENAAKVKEVLEGLAGKIDGLTLIEVGIDFSATNVSGDVVLYSEFTSRAALDAYQVHPAHQEAAAFVRSVVADRLMVDYEI
- a CDS encoding AEC family transporter: MFETVARVLIFFCLIGLGAVLVKTKRLTAHGLDGLSAYFYWLGFPAFLLSYFSQMTRPDVHTSLMILTYAGAMIVCAAVSVITLSALKSQRTEAIGAGMASFINNSAFLGIPIATSLFGQAAGQIGALIVAVDFLLLFCLGCAALAWSSGHKIRAALKRTAMNPTIIASAVGLVLMLFHVRFPPVFQTGLDMLGRSGPPVALVALGGMLAMMPAKTLFGFEKSSAVAVTAKIVLAPAVVAIALWAVNAEPLIFKTGVLLAATPTAVSVFIQTKIYGTWYENAAIAISQSTAISLFTLSAIALILTH
- a CDS encoding DUF2939 domain-containing protein — encoded protein: MSRILPLTVIFALLAFVAAFLAGPIWSFYDLRSSAEAEDIQSLAELVAFDDVRTSLKAQLITSTGGDSIAAPPPSFLKDPIGAVAAAIVPMTKPAPTINIDSYLTARAIWALTLGAGKDANKVDPRTFTDKPPVPDVLYWSPDRTRLSVTHPVQGETIFTMKRKTLFGWQLMHVGLPGTDDLPATMPVTPSPEDKALSKSPVE
- a CDS encoding TMEM165/GDT1 family protein, which translates into the protein MKSKKDYGPFVTTTIMFFLAEMGDKTQIATVALGAQYDSLIAVVLGTTLGMMLANVPAVFFGDKVLKVVPMQYIRWAASVMFVGFGVWQIINLLK